A genomic region of Bosea sp. 124 contains the following coding sequences:
- the lgt gene encoding prolipoprotein diacylglyceryl transferase translates to MPTFAIAFPMIDPVALQLGPLSVKWYGLAYVVGLLGGWWYARRLVSADPLWAGRARPKADELDDMLLFVALGVVLGGRLGFVLFYDLQRYLARPQDIIAIWQGGMSFHGGLIGAATGLWLFARRRGYPALSVFDLAAAVVPIGLFLGRIANFINAELWGRPAPDLPWAMVFPNGGPLPRHPSQLYEALGEGVLLFILLALLVRAGGLKRPGLVAGVFGMGYAVARIVCEFFREPDPQLGFLFGSSVDALSGGITMGMLLSLPLFAAGLVLALRAPRAAA, encoded by the coding sequence ATGCCCACATTCGCCATCGCCTTCCCGATGATCGATCCGGTCGCGTTGCAGCTCGGGCCGCTTTCTGTCAAATGGTATGGGCTGGCCTATGTCGTCGGTCTGCTCGGCGGCTGGTGGTATGCGCGCCGGCTGGTTTCGGCCGATCCGCTCTGGGCCGGGCGCGCCCGGCCGAAGGCCGACGAACTCGACGACATGCTGCTCTTCGTCGCGCTCGGCGTAGTGCTCGGCGGGCGGCTCGGCTTCGTGCTGTTCTACGACCTGCAGCGCTATCTTGCCCGGCCGCAGGACATCATCGCGATCTGGCAGGGCGGCATGTCCTTCCATGGCGGGCTGATCGGGGCCGCGACGGGGCTGTGGCTGTTCGCACGGCGGCGCGGCTATCCTGCGCTGTCGGTCTTCGACCTCGCCGCCGCGGTCGTGCCGATCGGGCTCTTCCTCGGCCGCATCGCCAATTTCATCAATGCCGAGCTCTGGGGCCGGCCGGCGCCGGACCTGCCCTGGGCGATGGTATTTCCGAATGGCGGGCCGCTGCCGCGCCATCCGAGCCAGCTTTACGAGGCGCTAGGCGAGGGCGTGCTGCTGTTCATCCTGCTGGCTTTGCTGGTGCGGGCCGGCGGCCTCAAGCGCCCGGGGCTGGTCGCGGGTGTGTTCGGCATGGGCTATGCCGTCGCCCGCATCGTCTGCGAATTCTTCCGCGAGCCCGATCCGCAGCTCGGCTTCCTGTTCGGCAGTTCGGTCGATGCGCTGTCGGGCGGGATCACGATGGGCATGCTTTTGTCGCTGCCGCTCTTCGCTGCCGGGCTCGTGCTGGCGCTGCGCGCGCCGCGGGCCGCCGCGTGA
- a CDS encoding glutathione S-transferase encodes MLILRSSPASPFGRKVKMAASELGLMDRIEIVVADTNDPAEPLRQQNPLGKIPTLVLEDGTTLFDSRVIVDYLDHLAGDGRLIPAGNERFVQLRLQALADGLCDAALLQVYETRFRPEEGRNAAWVANQVGKVARALAALEAAPPTFPDRPRIGEIALACALGYLDLRFAGAWRADHPRLVAWLDAFAARVPAFETTRFKG; translated from the coding sequence ATGCTCATCCTGCGCTCCTCCCCCGCCTCCCCCTTCGGCCGCAAGGTCAAGATGGCGGCATCCGAACTCGGCCTGATGGACCGGATCGAGATCGTCGTGGCCGACACCAATGATCCAGCCGAGCCTCTCCGCCAGCAGAACCCGCTCGGGAAGATCCCGACTTTGGTGCTGGAAGACGGCACGACGCTGTTCGATTCGCGCGTCATCGTCGATTATCTCGACCATCTCGCCGGTGACGGCCGTCTCATCCCGGCCGGCAACGAGCGCTTCGTGCAGTTGCGGCTTCAGGCACTGGCCGACGGTCTCTGTGACGCGGCTCTGCTCCAGGTCTACGAAACGCGCTTCCGTCCGGAAGAAGGTCGCAATGCAGCCTGGGTCGCCAATCAGGTCGGCAAAGTCGCGCGCGCACTCGCCGCGCTCGAGGCAGCCCCGCCCACCTTCCCCGACCGGCCGCGGATCGGTGAGATCGCGCTCGCCTGCGCGCTCGGCTATCTCGACCTGCGCTTCGCCGGCGCTTGGCGCGCCGACCATCCGCGCCTCGTGGCCTGGCTCGATGCCTTCGCCGCCAGGGTCCCGGCCTTCGAAACCACGCGTTTCAAGGGCTGA
- a CDS encoding SDR family oxidoreductase: MSEVALVTGGARRIGRAIVERLAGAGYAVAIHCGSARPEAEALAGEIARQGGRAIVVEADLADAAAVDALMPAVEAALGPVTLLVNNASSFLIDDLCAIDVPTWNRQFSINLRAPSVLAGALANRLPEDRHGAIVNIIDQRVWKLTPQYYSYTLTKAALLTATKTMAQALAPRIRVNAVGPGPTLPNSHDGAEAMEQEAAATLLQRRIDAREIAEAVLYLAQARSVTGQMIAVDAGQHLGWRTPDIVG, encoded by the coding sequence ATGTCTGAGGTCGCGCTCGTCACGGGCGGGGCACGGCGCATCGGGCGCGCCATCGTCGAGCGGCTGGCCGGCGCCGGCTATGCGGTCGCGATCCATTGCGGCAGCGCCCGGCCCGAGGCCGAGGCGCTGGCCGGCGAAATCGCGCGGCAGGGCGGTCGCGCCATCGTGGTCGAGGCCGATCTCGCCGACGCCGCCGCCGTGGATGCGCTCATGCCAGCCGTCGAGGCCGCGCTCGGCCCGGTCACGCTGCTCGTCAACAACGCCTCGAGCTTCCTGATCGACGACCTCTGCGCGATCGACGTGCCGACTTGGAACCGGCAGTTCTCGATTAATCTGCGCGCACCTTCAGTCCTCGCCGGGGCGCTGGCCAACCGCCTGCCTGAAGACCGCCACGGCGCGATCGTCAACATCATCGACCAGCGCGTCTGGAAGCTGACGCCGCAGTATTATTCCTACACCCTGACCAAAGCCGCGCTGCTGACGGCGACCAAGACGATGGCGCAGGCGCTGGCGCCCCGCATCCGCGTCAACGCTGTCGGCCCCGGCCCGACACTGCCGAATTCCCATGACGGCGCCGAGGCGATGGAGCAGGAGGCCGCCGCCACCCTCCTGCAACGCAGGATCGATGCGCGCGAGATCGCCGAGGCCGTGCTCTATCTGGCGCAGGCGCGCTCGGTGACGGGCCAGATGATCGCCGTCGATGCCGGCCAGCATCTCGGCTGGCGCACGCCCGACATCGTCGGCTGA
- a CDS encoding SAM-dependent methyltransferase → MSGLKAELIRLITDEGPIPVSRYMALALCHPRHGYYMTRDPFGAEGDFTTAPEISQMFGEMIGLWAGHLWQAMGAPSRFALVELGPGRGTLMADMLRATRILPGFHLAASVHLVETSPVLRNVQAATLAGKAEPQWHERVETALDGPVIVIANELLDALPLDQFVMTPQGWRERLVGLDGEGGLVFGLAGEAPSGGASPPMTGQEGAILEQPAAALGLVSEVASHVASFGGGALFIDYGPAESGFGDTLQAMARHRFVDLLAGPGEADLTVHVDFARMGQAGLRAGAAAHGPARQGDFLLTLGLAERAQALSRKATPDQARAIGAAFDRLTQRGETGMGDLFKVLALSHPALLPLPGFDLHRLPEQG, encoded by the coding sequence GTGAGCGGTCTGAAGGCGGAGCTCATCCGCCTGATCACTGACGAGGGGCCGATCCCGGTCTCGCGCTATATGGCGCTCGCGCTCTGCCATCCGCGCCATGGCTACTACATGACGCGCGATCCCTTCGGAGCGGAGGGCGACTTCACCACCGCACCCGAGATCAGCCAGATGTTCGGCGAGATGATCGGGCTCTGGGCGGGCCATCTCTGGCAGGCGATGGGCGCGCCGTCGCGGTTTGCGCTGGTTGAACTTGGACCCGGCCGTGGCACGCTGATGGCCGACATGCTGCGCGCGACGCGGATCCTGCCCGGTTTTCACCTGGCAGCGTCGGTCCATCTGGTCGAGACCAGTCCCGTGCTGCGGAATGTCCAGGCGGCGACGCTGGCCGGCAAGGCCGAACCGCAATGGCATGAGCGCGTCGAGACGGCGCTGGACGGGCCGGTGATCGTCATCGCCAACGAGTTGCTGGATGCGCTGCCGCTCGATCAGTTCGTCATGACGCCGCAGGGCTGGCGCGAGCGGCTGGTCGGGCTCGATGGTGAGGGTGGGCTGGTCTTTGGGCTCGCGGGCGAGGCGCCGTCCGGCGGCGCATCCCCGCCCATGACGGGGCAGGAAGGCGCCATTCTGGAGCAACCGGCTGCGGCGCTCGGCCTTGTGTCGGAGGTTGCCAGTCATGTCGCAAGCTTCGGCGGCGGCGCGCTCTTCATCGATTACGGACCGGCAGAGTCGGGCTTCGGCGATACGCTGCAGGCGATGGCCCGGCACCGCTTCGTCGATCTTCTGGCCGGGCCCGGTGAGGCGGACCTGACGGTCCATGTCGATTTCGCCCGGATGGGGCAGGCGGGGTTGCGTGCGGGAGCGGCGGCGCATGGGCCAGCGCGGCAAGGCGATTTCCTGCTGACGCTGGGGCTGGCCGAGCGGGCGCAGGCACTGTCGCGCAAGGCGACACCGGATCAGGCCCGGGCGATCGGCGCCGCCTTCGACCGCCTGACGCAGCGCGGCGAGACGGGCATGGGCGATTTGTTCAAGGTTCTGGCGCTATCGCATCCCGCCCTGCTGCCGCTGCCCGGATTTGACCTTCATCGGCTGCCAGAGCAGGGCTGA
- a CDS encoding 2-hydroxychromene-2-carboxylate isomerase, whose product MPRTVDYYFSLHSPWTYLGHATFLDIAARHGCIVVYRPVPLRAVFDETGGLPLPKRHPVRQRYRLMDLQRWRERRKVPLVLQPKHFPFDPALADRFLIAIVQAGGNPGRFMAEIMAGVWARNDDMTQPEAIAAVARATGFDAQALAVAAESEAVSQLYEGTIAAAIEAGVFGAPSYVLDGEVFWGQDRLELLDSALASGRVAYRPDPGA is encoded by the coding sequence ATGCCGCGCACCGTCGACTATTATTTCTCGCTGCACTCGCCCTGGACCTATCTCGGCCATGCGACCTTCCTCGATATCGCCGCGCGGCACGGCTGCATCGTCGTCTACCGGCCGGTGCCGCTGCGTGCCGTGTTCGACGAGACGGGCGGCCTGCCGCTGCCGAAGCGGCATCCGGTGCGCCAGCGCTATCGCCTGATGGATCTGCAGCGCTGGCGCGAGCGCCGCAAGGTGCCGCTCGTACTGCAACCCAAGCATTTCCCGTTCGATCCAGCGCTGGCCGATCGCTTCCTCATCGCGATCGTGCAGGCTGGCGGCAATCCCGGCCGGTTCATGGCGGAGATCATGGCGGGCGTCTGGGCCCGTAACGACGACATGACGCAACCTGAAGCCATTGCCGCTGTGGCGAGGGCCACGGGCTTCGATGCGCAGGCGCTGGCCGTGGCTGCAGAGAGCGAGGCGGTCAGCCAGCTTTACGAGGGCACGATCGCGGCTGCGATAGAGGCGGGTGTCTTCGGCGCGCCGAGCTATGTGCTCGATGGCGAGGTGTTCTGGGGGCAGGACCGGCTCGAACTGCTGGACAGCGCGCTGGCCAGCGGCCGCGTGGCCTATCGCCCGGATCCGGGCGCCTGA
- a CDS encoding glycosyltransferase family 2 protein — MPRLSIFIIARDESDRIARTIEAVRTLSDDILVIDSGSTDGTQAIAEALGARVIFNPWPGYGQQKRFAEEQCRHDWLLNLDADEVVPADLAAEIASLFASGVPAADAYQLRIAEIFPGERAPHRFAYALAPVRLYRKDKGRYSPSPVHDRVDLVSDARIARLRGTVHHYSVRSLGEQMAKLNSYSDAQADDLDKRGVSLSVFRLVVEFPANFIKAYIGRRHALRGVYGFMTAMNYAFYRYLRVAKHWERRLQRRSAASASPPQRESHDV; from the coding sequence GTGCCACGTCTTTCGATTTTCATCATCGCACGCGATGAATCCGACCGCATCGCCCGCACGATCGAAGCGGTTCGCACCCTCAGCGATGACATCCTCGTGATCGATTCCGGCTCGACCGACGGCACGCAGGCGATCGCGGAAGCGCTCGGCGCTCGCGTCATCTTCAACCCCTGGCCCGGATACGGGCAGCAGAAGCGCTTCGCCGAGGAGCAGTGCCGCCATGACTGGCTGCTGAATCTCGATGCCGACGAGGTCGTGCCTGCGGACCTCGCCGCGGAGATCGCGAGCCTCTTCGCCAGCGGCGTGCCGGCGGCAGACGCCTATCAACTGCGCATCGCCGAGATCTTCCCGGGCGAGCGCGCGCCGCATCGCTTTGCCTATGCGCTCGCTCCCGTCCGGCTCTACCGCAAGGACAAGGGGCGCTATTCGCCCTCGCCGGTGCATGACCGGGTCGATCTGGTATCCGACGCGCGCATCGCGCGGCTCAGGGGCACGGTGCATCACTACTCGGTGCGCTCGCTCGGCGAACAGATGGCCAAGCTCAACAGCTACAGCGATGCCCAGGCCGACGATCTCGACAAGCGCGGCGTCTCGCTCTCGGTCTTCCGCCTCGTCGTCGAATTCCCGGCGAACTTCATCAAGGCCTATATCGGCCGCCGCCACGCCCTGCGCGGCGTCTACGGCTTCATGACCGCGATGAACTACGCCTTCTACCGCTATCTCAGGGTCGCCAAGCACTGGGAAAGGCGGCTGCAGCGCCGTTCGGCCGCTTCGGCATCACCTCCCCAACGCGAATCGCACGATGTCTGA
- a CDS encoding NADP-dependent oxidoreductase, whose protein sequence is MSSSEKQQIVLASRPEGRPAPSNFRLERAAVPVPAEGQVLLKILYLSLDPYMRGRMSAAKSYSAPVEIGQVMEGGTVAEVLESRHPGFKAGDVVLSHSGWQSHALAHGDQLRKLDPAAAPLTTALGVLGMPGFTAYAGLLTIGQPKPGETVVVAAASGPVGSAVGQIARIKGARAVGIAGGPEKCAFVRETFGFDVVVDHRAPDLAAQLAAACPDGIDVYFENVGGKVWEAVFPLLNPFARIPVCGLVAQYNSSGDFEGPDRLPIVMRQVLSKSLTIRGFIQREFVAEQRPAFEREMAAWIASGAVKFKEDIVDGLDQAPEAFIGLLEGRNFGKLIVKI, encoded by the coding sequence ATGTCATCTTCCGAAAAGCAGCAGATCGTTCTGGCCTCGCGACCTGAGGGGCGGCCGGCTCCGTCGAACTTCCGGTTGGAGCGGGCGGCGGTCCCCGTGCCTGCCGAGGGGCAGGTTCTGCTGAAGATCCTCTATCTTTCGCTCGACCCGTATATGCGCGGTCGTATGAGCGCGGCGAAATCCTATTCCGCGCCGGTCGAGATCGGCCAGGTGATGGAGGGCGGGACGGTCGCCGAGGTGCTGGAGAGCCGTCATCCGGGCTTCAAGGCGGGCGATGTCGTGCTGTCTCATTCCGGCTGGCAGTCGCATGCGCTGGCCCATGGCGACCAGTTGCGCAAGCTCGATCCAGCCGCCGCGCCGCTCACGACCGCGCTCGGCGTGCTCGGCATGCCGGGCTTCACAGCCTATGCCGGGCTTCTGACGATCGGACAGCCGAAGCCGGGCGAGACGGTCGTCGTCGCAGCGGCGAGCGGACCCGTCGGCTCGGCGGTCGGGCAGATCGCGCGAATCAAGGGCGCAAGGGCGGTCGGGATTGCCGGCGGGCCGGAGAAATGCGCCTTCGTGCGCGAGACCTTCGGCTTCGACGTGGTGGTCGATCATCGGGCGCCGGATCTGGCGGCGCAACTCGCGGCGGCCTGCCCCGATGGCATCGACGTCTATTTCGAGAATGTCGGCGGCAAGGTCTGGGAGGCGGTGTTTCCGTTGCTCAATCCATTCGCCCGCATCCCGGTCTGCGGACTGGTGGCGCAATACAACAGCAGCGGCGATTTCGAGGGGCCCGACCGTCTGCCCATCGTGATGCGCCAGGTTTTGTCGAAGAGCCTGACGATCCGCGGCTTCATCCAGCGCGAATTCGTGGCCGAGCAGCGCCCGGCCTTCGAGCGGGAGATGGCGGCGTGGATCGCCAGCGGCGCTGTGAAGTTCAAGGAGGACATCGTCGACGGGCTTGATCAGGCGCCTGAGGCCTTCATCGGGCTGCTCGAGGGCAGGAATTTCGGCAAGCTGATCGTGAAGATCTGA
- the uvrC gene encoding excinuclease ABC subunit UvrC — MNRQPPEDLPETEIETEAEDTLPAPALDLGETAPGALKAGIEVIAGFARHLPNKPGVYRMFDRAGEVLYVGKAKSLKNRVTAYARGMAHTNAVARMIAETANMEFVTTGTETEALLLESNLIKQLRPRYNVLLRDDKSFPYILLTGDHEAPQIAKHRGSRQRKGDYFGPFASVWAVERTIDALQKAFLLRSCTDSFYENRTRPCLLFQIKRCAGPCTGEIAIPEYQALASQARDFLSGRSSSVKQLLSARMQDAAENLEFEKAARYRDRLAALSAVQAGQDINTQGVEEADVFAIDEQAGQFCVEIFFFRNKQNWGNRALFPRADRSLTPEEVLASVVTQFYDDKPPPRLVLLSHPVEEIELIAQALSARAGRKVEVAHPRRGERVDLVEHARKNAREALSRKLADNAGQSSLLAALGAAFGMAKAPRRVEVYDNSHIMGTNAVGGMVVAGKDGFMKSHYRTFNISADTIAGDDFGMMREVLQRRFARLAKEAGAHPTTATDSPPPGGEELEVGGVPLGEGSLSGAPPIPLPSPPEGREAPVQAAEAADDDVFPSRPDLVIVDGGKGQFEAARKIMAELGGGDIPLVAIAKGADRNAMRETFHMIGREPFKLPPRDPALYFIQRLRDEAHRFAIGTHRARRKKDTMKNPLDEIPGIGPSRKRALLLHFGTVKAIQRAKLDDLMRTPGVNAATARAVHDYFHDA; from the coding sequence ATGAATCGCCAACCGCCCGAAGACCTGCCGGAGACCGAGATCGAAACGGAGGCGGAGGATACCCTCCCCGCCCCGGCGCTTGATCTCGGCGAAACCGCGCCGGGCGCGCTGAAGGCCGGCATCGAGGTCATCGCCGGCTTCGCCAGGCATCTGCCCAACAAGCCCGGCGTCTACCGCATGTTCGATCGCGCCGGCGAGGTGCTCTATGTCGGCAAGGCCAAGAGCCTGAAGAACCGCGTCACCGCCTATGCCCGCGGCATGGCCCACACCAACGCCGTCGCCCGCATGATCGCCGAGACGGCGAACATGGAATTCGTCACCACGGGGACGGAAACCGAAGCGCTGCTGCTCGAATCCAACCTGATCAAGCAGCTCAGGCCGCGCTACAACGTGCTGCTGCGCGACGACAAGAGCTTCCCCTACATCCTGCTGACCGGCGACCATGAGGCGCCGCAGATCGCCAAGCATCGCGGCTCGCGCCAGCGCAAGGGCGATTATTTCGGCCCCTTCGCCTCGGTCTGGGCGGTGGAACGCACCATCGATGCGTTGCAGAAGGCCTTCCTGCTGCGCTCCTGCACCGACTCGTTCTACGAGAACCGCACGCGCCCCTGCCTGCTTTTCCAGATCAAGCGCTGCGCCGGCCCCTGCACCGGCGAAATCGCCATCCCCGAATACCAGGCGCTCGCCAGCCAGGCGCGCGACTTCCTCTCCGGACGCTCGTCGAGCGTGAAGCAGTTGCTGTCCGCCCGGATGCAGGATGCGGCCGAGAACCTCGAATTCGAGAAGGCGGCGCGCTATCGCGACCGGCTGGCGGCGCTCTCGGCCGTGCAGGCCGGGCAGGACATCAACACGCAAGGCGTCGAGGAGGCGGATGTCTTCGCCATCGACGAGCAGGCCGGACAGTTCTGCGTCGAGATCTTCTTCTTCCGCAACAAGCAGAACTGGGGCAACCGCGCCCTGTTTCCACGCGCCGACCGCAGCCTGACGCCGGAGGAGGTGCTGGCCTCCGTCGTGACCCAGTTCTACGACGACAAGCCGCCGCCCCGCCTCGTGCTGCTCTCGCATCCGGTCGAGGAGATCGAACTGATCGCGCAGGCGCTCTCGGCCCGGGCCGGCCGCAAGGTCGAGGTTGCCCACCCCAGACGCGGCGAGCGGGTCGATCTCGTCGAGCACGCGCGCAAGAACGCCCGCGAAGCGCTTTCGCGCAAGCTCGCCGACAATGCCGGACAGAGTTCGCTGCTGGCTGCGCTCGGCGCCGCCTTCGGCATGGCAAAGGCGCCACGCCGGGTCGAGGTCTACGACAATTCGCACATCATGGGCACCAACGCTGTCGGCGGCATGGTCGTGGCCGGCAAGGACGGCTTCATGAAGAGCCACTACCGCACTTTCAACATCTCCGCCGACACCATCGCCGGCGACGATTTCGGCATGATGCGTGAGGTGCTGCAGCGCAGATTTGCGCGGCTGGCGAAGGAGGCTGGCGCGCATCCGACAACCGCGACCGACTCTCCTCCCCCTGGTGGGGAGGAGTTGGAGGTGGGGGGCGTCCCGCTTGGCGAGGGCTCACTGAGCGGCGCGCCCCCCATCCCTCTCCCTTCCCCACCAGAGGGAAGGGAAGCGCCCGTGCAAGCAGCCGAAGCAGCTGACGATGACGTCTTCCCGTCGCGCCCCGATCTCGTCATCGTAGACGGCGGCAAGGGCCAGTTCGAAGCCGCCCGCAAGATCATGGCCGAACTCGGCGGCGGCGACATTCCGCTCGTCGCCATCGCCAAAGGCGCCGACCGCAACGCCATGCGCGAGACCTTCCACATGATCGGCCGCGAGCCCTTCAAGCTGCCGCCGCGCGATCCGGCGCTCTACTTCATCCAGCGCCTGCGCGACGAAGCCCATCGTTTCGCCATCGGCACGCACCGGGCGCGGCGCAAGAAGGACACGATGAAAAACCCGCTCGACGAGATTCCGGGCATCGGTCCCTCGCGCAAACGGGCGCTGCTGCTGCATTTCGGGACGGTCAAGGCGATCCAGCGCGCCAAGCTCGACGATCTGATGCGGACGCCCGGCGTCAACGCCGCCACTGCCAGGGCGGTGCATGACTATTTCCATGATGCATGA
- the rlmJ gene encoding 23S rRNA (adenine(2030)-N(6))-methyltransferase RlmJ: protein MNYRHGFHAGNFADVLKHVVLMRILTHLNGKATPYRVVDTHAGAGRYDLGSEEALRTHEWKDGVARLDLSPLSPAVEALLKPWRDAVSGARTLYGADAYPGSPWLCRQAMRGDDRLIAAELHPQTHKKLVQVIGRDDRCKALAIDGWNALRGNVPPKERRGLVLIDPPFEEKDEFATLEAELIAAHRKWPTGIYALWYPVKDRLAVANLLSAITAASIGRLLRLEIDVDRPEAAGGLSATGMLVINPPWLLAEEARLLLPALTERLAQGPRPRYLCEPIRPDG from the coding sequence ATGAATTATCGCCACGGCTTCCATGCCGGCAATTTCGCGGATGTCCTCAAGCACGTCGTGCTGATGCGCATCCTGACCCATCTCAACGGCAAGGCCACGCCCTATCGCGTCGTCGACACGCATGCCGGTGCGGGCCGCTACGATCTCGGCTCCGAAGAAGCGCTGCGGACGCATGAGTGGAAGGACGGCGTCGCGCGGCTCGACCTGTCGCCCCTGTCGCCGGCCGTCGAAGCGCTGCTCAAGCCGTGGCGCGACGCGGTCTCCGGCGCCCGCACGCTTTACGGCGCCGATGCCTATCCCGGTTCGCCCTGGCTCTGCCGGCAGGCCATGCGCGGTGATGACCGCCTGATCGCGGCCGAACTGCATCCGCAGACCCACAAGAAGCTTGTTCAGGTCATCGGCCGCGACGATCGCTGCAAGGCGCTGGCGATCGACGGCTGGAACGCGCTGCGCGGCAATGTCCCGCCGAAGGAGCGGCGCGGCCTCGTCCTGATCGATCCCCCCTTCGAGGAGAAGGACGAGTTCGCCACGCTGGAAGCGGAACTGATCGCCGCCCATCGCAAATGGCCGACGGGCATCTATGCGCTCTGGTATCCGGTCAAGGATCGGCTCGCCGTCGCGAATCTGCTTTCGGCCATAACCGCTGCCAGCATTGGCCGCCTGCTCCGGCTCGAGATCGACGTCGATCGGCCGGAGGCCGCCGGCGGCCTGAGCGCCACCGGCATGCTGGTGATCAATCCGCCCTGGCTGCTCGCGGAGGAAGCGCGGCTCCTGTTGCCCGCCCTGACGGAGCGCCTCGCCCAGGGGCCGCGCCCGCGCTATCTATGCGAGCCGATCCGCCCGGACGGCTGA
- the pgeF gene encoding peptidoglycan editing factor PgeF, with protein MVILSPDLAAEPGIRHAFFTREGGVSSGIYASLNGGLGSADAPEAIVENRARMAAHLAVAPSHLVSLYQVHSADVAIVTGPWTGERPKADAMVSVAPGVALGVSSADCGPILFADSEARVIGAAHSGWKGAFTGVVAATVTAMEKLGARRERILAVLGPTISAKAYEVGPEFVERFKAENQTYARFFIASERPAHAMFDLPAFIALRAQEAGIGRFVDLALCTYGDEQRFFSYRRTTHRSEPDYGRLISAITLG; from the coding sequence ATGGTCATTCTCTCGCCCGACCTCGCCGCGGAACCCGGTATCCGCCATGCCTTCTTCACGCGTGAGGGCGGGGTCTCCAGCGGCATCTACGCTTCACTGAATGGCGGCCTCGGTTCTGCCGACGCTCCCGAGGCGATCGTGGAGAACCGGGCCCGCATGGCGGCGCATCTTGCGGTCGCGCCCTCGCATCTGGTCAGCCTCTATCAGGTACATTCTGCCGATGTGGCGATCGTGACCGGCCCCTGGACGGGCGAACGGCCGAAGGCAGATGCGATGGTCAGCGTCGCGCCCGGCGTGGCGCTCGGCGTTTCCAGTGCCGATTGCGGGCCGATCCTGTTCGCTGACAGCGAGGCGCGCGTCATCGGCGCGGCCCATTCCGGCTGGAAGGGCGCCTTCACCGGCGTCGTCGCCGCGACTGTGACCGCGATGGAGAAGCTCGGTGCGCGGCGCGAGCGCATCCTCGCCGTGCTCGGGCCGACGATCAGCGCGAAGGCCTATGAGGTCGGGCCCGAATTCGTCGAGCGTTTCAAGGCGGAAAACCAGACCTATGCGCGCTTCTTCATCGCCTCCGAACGGCCGGCCCATGCGATGTTCGACCTGCCGGCCTTCATCGCGCTCAGGGCACAGGAGGCGGGCATCGGCCGCTTCGTCGATCTTGCGCTGTGCACCTATGGCGACGAGCAGCGCTTCTTCAGCTATCGCCGGACGACCCACCGCTCCGAGCCGGATTACGGCCGGCTGATTTCGGCGATCACGCTGGGCTGA
- a CDS encoding outer membrane protein: protein MKKFLLSSVAAIGLVAAGAASAADLPSRKGPVVAPVYAPVFTWTGFYVGANAGYAFGNVNAGSFVLPRTVSIGDIDGFTGGGQVGYNYQMGQFVLGVEADIQGADLSASNGFGDRIRTDYFGTVRVRAGLAFDRFMPYVTGGWAYGNVKTTIAGIGSTDKSHTGGYAIGAGLEYAFTNNWTAKIEYLYVDLGEKSVFNTGVKVGTDFSVVRAGLNYKF from the coding sequence ATGAAGAAGTTTCTGCTTTCGAGCGTCGCGGCGATCGGCCTCGTCGCTGCCGGTGCCGCCTCTGCCGCCGATCTGCCGTCCCGCAAGGGCCCCGTCGTCGCCCCGGTCTACGCTCCGGTCTTCACCTGGACCGGCTTCTACGTCGGCGCCAACGCCGGTTACGCTTTCGGCAACGTGAATGCCGGTTCCTTCGTCCTGCCCCGCACCGTTTCGATCGGTGACATCGACGGCTTCACGGGCGGTGGACAGGTTGGCTACAACTACCAGATGGGCCAGTTCGTCCTCGGCGTCGAGGCTGACATCCAGGGTGCCGATCTGAGCGCCAGCAACGGCTTCGGCGATCGCATCCGGACCGACTACTTCGGCACGGTGCGTGTTCGCGCCGGCCTCGCCTTCGACCGGTTCATGCCCTACGTCACCGGTGGTTGGGCTTACGGCAACGTGAAGACCACGATCGCTGGCATCGGCTCGACCGACAAGAGCCACACCGGCGGCTACGCCATCGGCGCCGGCCTCGAATACGCCTTCACCAACAACTGGACTGCCAAGATCGAGTATCTCTACGTCGATCTGGGCGAGAAGAGCGTGTTCAACACGGGCGTCAAGGTTGGCACCGATTTCTCGGTTGTCCGCGCCGGCCTGAACTACAAGTTCTAG